ATCGATCTTGAATCCGCAAGCCAGAATAGTGGCCGGATATCAGTCGGTGATGCCGACTTTTCAGGGAATTTTGAATGATCGCGAGCTTGATGCGCTGATCGCATATATTAAGTCACTAAAATAGCAAGTGAGCTGCATATGGAAACTTTATCTGAAAGAAATTATCTGAATGAGCCCCGGGGATGGAAATCCTGGATTTTCACTCTGGATCATAAACGTATCGGGGTGATGTATCTGATCGCCATAATGGCCTCCTTTCTGCTGGGGGGCGTTTTTGCCATGCTCATCCGCATGGAACTACTGCATTTCGGCGGAAAGCATTTGATGGGCGCGCAGACTTACAATCAGGTCTTCACGCTGCATGGCGCCATAATGATATTTTTATTTATCATTCCCTCAATTCCGGCCGCCTTGGGTAATTTTGTCCTGCCGCAGATGCTGGGCGCCAAAGATGTTGCTTTCCCCCGTCTGAATCTGGCCAGCTTCTATATCTACGTCTTTGGGGCTCTCTTTGCAGTATACTCCATGAGCACCGGAGCAGTCGATACTGGCTGGACCTTCTACACACCTTACAGTACCACGACCAACACATCGGTCATTTCGATGACTCTGGGGGTTTTAATTCTCGGCTTTTCCTCGATATTTACGGGAATAAATTTCATTGTGACCGTACATAAGCTTCGTCTTCCGGGTATGACCTGGTACAAGATGCCGCTCTTTGTCTGGTCGCTTTATGCCACCGCTATCATTCAAGTACTGGCGACTCCGATTCTGGGGATTACGCTCATATTGCTAATGCTTGAAAGGACTTTCGGGATCGGCATTTTCGATCCGGCCATGGGCGGCGACCCGGTCTTATATCAGCATTTCTTCTGGTTTTATTCTCATCCCGCCGTCTATATCATGATTCTTCCCGCGATGGGCATAATAAGCGAGCTTATTCCGGTTTTTTCAAGACGGAAGATTTTCGGTTATAAGGCCATTGCCTTTTCCAGCCTGGCCATTGCCTTTGTCAGTTTTCTGGTGTGGGGACATCATATGTTTGTCAGCGGGCAATCGCAATATGCGGCCATGATATTTTCGTTTCTAACCTTTCTGGTGGCAATTCCCTCGGGCATAAAGATTTTTAACTGGCTCGCGACGCTTTACAAGGGTTCCATCAGTCTGGCCGTTCCGATGCTGTATTCTCTATCTTTCCTTTTCCTTTTTACCATCGGCGGGCTGACGGGAATGTTTTTGGGGGCGCTGGCAACCGATGTGCATCTGCATGATACCTATTTCGTGGTAGCTCACTTTCATTATGTTATGATGGGCGGGACGGTGATGGCTTTTCTCGGAGGGCTGCACTACTGGTGGCCCAAAATATGGGGTCGCATGTACAGTGAATTCTGGGCAAGGATTTCGGCTGTCCTTGTTTTTCTTGGATTCAATATCACCTTTTTCACCCAGTTCATTCTCGGCGCCAAAGGAATGCCGCGCCGCTATTATAACTATCTGGATCAGTATCAACCTCTGCATGCTTATTCAACCTACGGTTCATGGATTCTGGCGCTGGGATTTATCATTATGGCTGTATATCTCATACATTCACTGGTAAAAGGGCGCCGCGCTCCCGATAATCCGTGGCAATCATTGGGTCTGGAGTGGACCAACAGTTCGCCGCCGCCACCCGAGAACTTCACGGTGACGCCGAAATTGACTCATGGGCCATACGATTATGACAAGATTGTTTCAGGAGATTCAACAGGCTGATTTTTATGGAGCATTCAGACAAACATACCCCTCATCTGGCGCATCATTTCGGCGAGATGGAACAGCAGCGCGAGTCGGCCAAACTGGGCATGTGGATATTCCTTTTGACCGAAATCCTTCTTTTCGGAGGGCTCTTTACCGCCTACGCCATATATCGCGCCTGGAATCCGGATATGTTTTATAATGCGCACAAGCATCTCAACATTTACCTGGGAAGCATTAATACAATTGTTCTTATCTCAAGCTCGGTTACCATGGCGCTTTCGATTCGGTCGATGCAGCTGAATAATAAAAAACGCACCATGGCTTTTCTGGTCGCGACGCTGCTCATGGCGGGGGTTTTTCTGGTGATCAAGTATTTTGAGTATCATCACAAATTTGAACTGGGGCAGCTTCCGGGGAAATATTACACTTATGCCGGGATTGAGGGAACCAATCCACACATATTTTTCAGCATTTACTTCATGATGACCGGGCTGCATGGTATTCATGTTATCGCCGGAATGGGACTCATAACCTGGATGCTGCGAAAAACCATGAAGAATACTTTTTCCCCGGAGTATTATACGCCTTTGGAAATGACCGGTCTCTATTGGCATCTTGTCGATATGATATGGATATTTTTATTTCCACTGCTTTACCTGGTAGGATAGGCCTATGGCTAAGGAAACAACGCATAATATTCCACATATTGTTCCGCTACGGATTTATCTGGCTGTCGGAGCGGCCTTATTGATTCTGACCGGAGTGACGGTCACGGTATCTCTTATTCCGTTGGGAGGTTGGAACGTTGTGGCGGCGCTGACAGTGGCCGCGATTAAGGCGCTTCTGGTGGCTTTCTTTTTTATGCACCTTCTGTATGACAAAAAGATATTTCTGGTCATCTTTACGATGGCCGTCATCATTCTGGCTATTTTTATCACACTGACGATGTTTGATACCATGGAGAGAGGCCGGACGAATCCTGAAGGGGCCAGACCGTTCAAGGACAAGGCCATAATTTATGAGGAGAAAAAGGCTCCAATTCAAAAACCTGACTCAACCGGGGAAACATTCGAGAAGGGCCGATAGTTATTTCCCCAAATTGAAATGCATAATATAGAATTTCGGGAATTTAAGGGAGGACTTCGAGGCATGAATAGATTTCGTCAGCTGGCTTATTTCGCTACCCTCGCCACATATTTTGTCATTTTCATGGGTGGTCTGGTTCGGGTTTCCGGCGCGGGGTTGGGTTGTCCGGATTGGCCCAAATGTTTTGGCAGCTGGTTTCCTCCCACCAGTCTCAGTCAGCTTCCGCCCGAAATTGATCCTTCTCTCTTCAATCTGACTCTGGCCTGGATCGAATATATCAATCGTCTGGGCGGAATGGTACTGGGGATTATTATTCTGATTGTCATGGTTATGGCGATTCGGCACTTTCGAAAGATCCCCCGAATAATCATCCCCTCGCTGGTTGCGGCGTTGCTGGTTGCATTTCAGGGATGGCAGGGGGGGCAGGTAGTGGCCTCGGAATTGCGGCAACTCTATGTGTCGATACATATGGGGGTGGCTTTTATCATCGTCAGCCTTATGATTTATATCACCCAGCAGGCGTACTATCTGGAATACCCGGATGACGAGAAGAATTCCGTTTATCCCAGGGGGATCGCCATCTACATCGGGTTTCTCTGGATATTGACTTTCATGCAGATAATTCTGGGGACAGAGATTCGTTCATTACTTGAGTACATGCCGGCGCGCTTTCCGCTTCTTCCCCAATCCTCGTGGCTGGGCAGGGTCGGGATCATAAGCTATGTACACACGGCATTGGGGATAGCCATAACCGTCGGTGCCTGGCAGATCGCGGTTAAAATATTCAGGGAGAGCAAAGCCGTATCGTCTCTGGTCAAGCAGGGCGCGGCGGCGATGGTATTTCTGGCATTCCTGCAGGTAATAATCGGCGCTGTCCTCGCTATTGTCGGTTTGCCGGAACTGCTGCGTATCTTCCACCTCTGGGTGGCGAGTCTGTTGATAGGGTCGCTGCTTCTGCTTTATTCAGCTTTCATACAGTACAGGAGGTCGCAATGAATTCACAGGGAAAGTTCATGAAAAGATTGATTTGGGTATCGGCTGCTTTCTTCATTCTGGCGGTGGCGTCGCTCTTGGTCATTAATCAGGCGCGGCGGTCGCGCAATGAAGTGCCGGTGTTGGGGCAACTGCCGGATTTTACTTTCACGGAACGTAGCGGCCGGCCGTTTGGTTTAAGCGACATGAAAGGCAAGATCAATGTCGTCGATTTTATATTCACCCGGTGCAAGGGGCCCTGTCCAATCATGGCAACAAAAATGGGGGAATTGTATAAATTATATGAGGGTTCAAATCAGGTGCAGTTCATTTCGATTTCCGTCGATCCCGAATTTGATTCTCTGACAGTTCTTCAGGCCTATGCCGAACGGCAGGGAGTGACCGACAACCGCTGGGTTTTTCTGAACGCGGTAATCGACTCTGTAATTAGCCTGTCGGAAAATGGCTTTAAAATAGCGGCGGAGGATCTTCCCGGAGGGCACACTACCAGATTTATTCTGGTCGATCAAAAGGGAAGAATCCGGGGATATTATGATGGTCTGGATGATGCCAGTCTGGGGATAATGAAAACCCATATCCGCCAGCTCGCCGGGGAAACGCCGTGAGTATCGGCAGCCTTCCCACACTGAATGTTCTTCTGA
This region of Candidatus Zixiibacteriota bacterium genomic DNA includes:
- a CDS encoding COX15/CtaA family protein, with amino-acid sequence MNRFRQLAYFATLATYFVIFMGGLVRVSGAGLGCPDWPKCFGSWFPPTSLSQLPPEIDPSLFNLTLAWIEYINRLGGMVLGIIILIVMVMAIRHFRKIPRIIIPSLVAALLVAFQGWQGGQVVASELRQLYVSIHMGVAFIIVSLMIYITQQAYYLEYPDDEKNSVYPRGIAIYIGFLWILTFMQIILGTEIRSLLEYMPARFPLLPQSSWLGRVGIISYVHTALGIAITVGAWQIAVKIFRESKAVSSLVKQGAAAMVFLAFLQVIIGAVLAIVGLPELLRIFHLWVASLLIGSLLLLYSAFIQYRRSQ
- a CDS encoding SCO family protein; this encodes MKRLIWVSAAFFILAVASLLVINQARRSRNEVPVLGQLPDFTFTERSGRPFGLSDMKGKINVVDFIFTRCKGPCPIMATKMGELYKLYEGSNQVQFISISVDPEFDSLTVLQAYAERQGVTDNRWVFLNAVIDSVISLSENGFKIAAEDLPGGHTTRFILVDQKGRIRGYYDGLDDASLGIMKTHIRQLAGETP
- a CDS encoding cytochrome c oxidase subunit 3 family protein gives rise to the protein MEHSDKHTPHLAHHFGEMEQQRESAKLGMWIFLLTEILLFGGLFTAYAIYRAWNPDMFYNAHKHLNIYLGSINTIVLISSSVTMALSIRSMQLNNKKRTMAFLVATLLMAGVFLVIKYFEYHHKFELGQLPGKYYTYAGIEGTNPHIFFSIYFMMTGLHGIHVIAGMGLITWMLRKTMKNTFSPEYYTPLEMTGLYWHLVDMIWIFLFPLLYLVG
- the ctaD gene encoding cytochrome c oxidase subunit I, translated to METLSERNYLNEPRGWKSWIFTLDHKRIGVMYLIAIMASFLLGGVFAMLIRMELLHFGGKHLMGAQTYNQVFTLHGAIMIFLFIIPSIPAALGNFVLPQMLGAKDVAFPRLNLASFYIYVFGALFAVYSMSTGAVDTGWTFYTPYSTTTNTSVISMTLGVLILGFSSIFTGINFIVTVHKLRLPGMTWYKMPLFVWSLYATAIIQVLATPILGITLILLMLERTFGIGIFDPAMGGDPVLYQHFFWFYSHPAVYIMILPAMGIISELIPVFSRRKIFGYKAIAFSSLAIAFVSFLVWGHHMFVSGQSQYAAMIFSFLTFLVAIPSGIKIFNWLATLYKGSISLAVPMLYSLSFLFLFTIGGLTGMFLGALATDVHLHDTYFVVAHFHYVMMGGTVMAFLGGLHYWWPKIWGRMYSEFWARISAVLVFLGFNITFFTQFILGAKGMPRRYYNYLDQYQPLHAYSTYGSWILALGFIIMAVYLIHSLVKGRRAPDNPWQSLGLEWTNSSPPPPENFTVTPKLTHGPYDYDKIVSGDSTG
- a CDS encoding cytochrome C oxidase subunit IV family protein; translated protein: MAKETTHNIPHIVPLRIYLAVGAALLILTGVTVTVSLIPLGGWNVVAALTVAAIKALLVAFFFMHLLYDKKIFLVIFTMAVIILAIFITLTMFDTMERGRTNPEGARPFKDKAIIYEEKKAPIQKPDSTGETFEKGR